One Lycium barbarum isolate Lr01 chromosome 5, ASM1917538v2, whole genome shotgun sequence genomic window carries:
- the LOC132640733 gene encoding uncharacterized protein LOC132640733 — MKFGFSSSGDTVTGNWATAMPSTSCTFFTFPPEPCDSTSLPVAGPSVTTPSWLFGGSFVSTDTATMPWFTNASSSTATSPSSVSAITTATVTATSPSSVSATEFVTVPDSCPSEQDEVAAILARQCEKFLSCRAARPAQGRGENERHAWVFGATEFESTSSSKPVSDAAHIPAATAEQKYGESKSCSVPSSRPAEEEEPYFPPVDLLDSTIDMWVRVVANKKTDQEVSEEGLCHFYKGINYFCLLSERLQVVTDKYNEAVKARDELEKACRKLEDSERERLEHELVQMIFHQKIFELTKELKEAGPAAIQKYKASSLYRQELMDYAAPYMGKGVKLAIEKIKAKDPTFDLKTYGLEMYILPPEAD, encoded by the exons ATGAAGTTCGGATTTTCATCTTCGGGCGATACAGTTACCGGAAACTGGGCTACAGCAATGCCTAGTACAAGTTGCACATTTTTCACTTTTCCTCCAGAACCTTGCGATTCTACTTCCTTGCCGGTTGCCGGACCCTCTGTTACAACGCCTTCGTGGCTGTTCGGAGGGAGTTTCGTTTCAACTGATACCGCTACTA TGCCTTGGTTTACGAATGCCAGCTCATCAACAGCCACGTCACCGTCTTCTGTTTCGGCAATTACTACTGCTACAGTAACAGCCACGTCCCCATCAAGCGTCTCTGCGACGGAATTTG TAACTGTTCCTGATAGTTGCCCCTCCGAGCAGGACGAGGTTGCTGCAATTTTGGCAAGGCAATGTGAGAAGTTTTTGTCCTGCCGAGCTGCTAGGCCAGCTCAAGGCAGAGGAGAAAATGAAAGGCACGCTTGGGTCTTTGGAGCCACGGAGTTTGAAAGTACAAGCTCAAGCAAGCCCGTCAGTGATGCTGCTCATATACCTGCTGCTACTGCTGAACAGAAGTATGGGGAGTCCAAGTCGTGCAGTGTTCCCAGCTCGCGGCCTGCTGAGGAGGAGGAGCCTTACTTTCCACCTGTCGATCTTCTGGACTCAACAATCGATATGTGGGTACGGGTTGTCGCGAATAAGAAGACAGATCAAGAGGTCAGCGAAGAGGGGCTTTGTCACTTTTACAAG GGCATCAACTATTTCTGTCTTCTGTCTGAACGCCTTCAAGTAGTCACTGACAAGTATAACGAGGCGGTGAAAGCGAGAGATGAGCTGGAAAAAGCCTGTAGGAAGCTCGAGGACTCTGAAAGGGAGAGGCTTGAACATGAGTTGGTCCAGATGATCTTTCACCAGAAGATTTTCGAGCTTACAAAGGAATTAAAGGAGGCCGGTCCTGCTGCTATCCAGAAATACAAGGCTTCCTCCTTGTACAGACAGGAACTCATGGACTATGCTGCTCCTTACATGGGAAAAGGGGTGAAGCTGGCCATAGAGAAGATCAAGGCTAAAGATCCCACGTTTGACCTGAAGACCTACGGCCTGGAGATGTACATTCTTCCTCCTGAAGCTGATTAA